A single region of the Nitrosomonas sp. Is79A3 genome encodes:
- a CDS encoding multiheme c-type cytochrome — MVAKLWLRIVTVMLGGLLIGVAQANIPTVPNELYEALKLDREKTSPKELYEALVKRYKDPAQGAGPGTLAQYWEPIPYGIYLDPATFYKAPTSNKDVASRKECVECHTDESPVWVQAWKRSSHANLDKIRNLKPSDPTFYKKGKLEDVEKNLRSMGKLAEGEQLKEVGCIDCHVEVGAKKKADHAKDLKMPTADVCGTCHLQEFAERESERDTMIWPAGQWPDGRPSHALDYKANVETTVWAAMPQREVAEGCSMCHTNQNKCDSCHTRHEFSAAESRKPEACATCHSGVDHNNWEAYSMSKHGKMVSMLGNQWNWDVQLKDAYAKGGQNAPTCAGCHMEYEGEYAHNMVRKIRWANYPFVPGIAENINSEWSSARLDSWVVTCTQCHSERFARSYLELMDKGTLAGLAKYQEANGIVHQLYKEGLLTGQKTNRSAPPAPEKEGYAYFAQLFWSKGNSPAAIELKVLEMHENDLAKMHVGLAHVNPGGWTYTEGWGPINRAYVEIQDENTRIREMVALQERVKNLESKKTSLLDLDGTAEKISLGGLGGGMLLAGTLALAGWRKRKQSEA, encoded by the coding sequence ATGGTTGCCAAGCTATGGCTGAGGATAGTTACGGTAATGTTGGGAGGGCTGCTGATAGGAGTGGCACAAGCGAACATACCGACAGTTCCGAATGAATTATATGAAGCACTGAAGCTGGACCGTGAGAAGACGAGTCCAAAGGAATTATACGAAGCGCTGGTGAAGCGTTACAAGGATCCTGCGCAAGGAGCGGGTCCTGGAACGTTGGCGCAATACTGGGAACCGATACCGTATGGAATCTATCTGGACCCGGCGACCTTTTACAAAGCACCTACATCGAACAAAGACGTAGCGAGCCGTAAGGAATGCGTAGAATGCCACACTGACGAATCGCCGGTATGGGTACAAGCCTGGAAGCGCAGCAGCCATGCGAACCTGGACAAGATCCGCAACCTGAAGCCAAGCGACCCTACTTTTTACAAGAAAGGGAAACTGGAAGATGTAGAGAAGAACCTGCGTTCGATGGGCAAACTGGCGGAAGGCGAGCAACTGAAAGAAGTCGGTTGTATTGACTGCCACGTAGAAGTTGGTGCGAAGAAGAAAGCGGACCACGCCAAAGACCTGAAGATGCCGACGGCAGACGTATGCGGCACCTGTCACCTGCAAGAATTTGCAGAACGTGAATCGGAACGTGATACGATGATTTGGCCAGCAGGCCAATGGCCGGATGGACGTCCATCACACGCCCTGGACTACAAAGCAAACGTAGAAACCACAGTTTGGGCGGCAATGCCACAACGTGAAGTAGCCGAAGGCTGCTCGATGTGTCACACCAACCAAAACAAATGCGACTCCTGTCATACCCGCCATGAATTCTCAGCGGCAGAATCACGCAAGCCAGAAGCCTGCGCAACCTGCCACAGTGGTGTAGACCACAACAACTGGGAAGCTTACTCAATGTCCAAGCACGGCAAGATGGTGTCGATGTTGGGTAACCAATGGAACTGGGACGTGCAATTGAAAGATGCGTATGCCAAGGGTGGTCAGAATGCACCAACCTGTGCAGGCTGTCACATGGAATACGAAGGTGAGTATGCCCACAACATGGTTAGAAAGATCCGTTGGGCGAACTATCCATTTGTTCCAGGCATTGCAGAGAACATCAACAGTGAATGGTCGTCAGCTCGCTTGGACTCATGGGTTGTCACCTGTACCCAATGTCACTCAGAACGTTTTGCTCGCTCCTACCTGGAATTGATGGACAAAGGTACGTTGGCAGGACTGGCTAAATACCAAGAAGCGAATGGCATTGTTCATCAACTGTACAAGGAAGGTTTATTGACAGGTCAAAAAACCAACCGTTCTGCACCGCCAGCGCCAGAGAAAGAAGGCTATGCATATTTTGCACAGCTATTCTGGTCTAAAGGCAACAGTCCGGCAGCAATTGAGCTGAAAGTACTAGAAATGCATGAAAATGACTTAGCGAAGATGCACGTAGGCTTAGCCCACGTTAATCCAGGTGGCTGGACCTACACCGAAGGCTGGGGTCCAATAAACCGTGCTTATGTTGAAATTCAAGACGAAAACACCCGCATCCGTGAAATGGTTGCACTGCAAGAACGTGTTAAGAATCTTGAATCCAAGAAAACCAGCTTACTGGACTTAGACGGCACAGCAGAGAAGATCTCGCTGGGCGGTTTAGGTGGTGGCATGCTGCTGGCCGGAACACTGGCCTTAGCAGGCTGGCGCAAACGTAAGCAAAGCGAAGCTTGA
- the glcF gene encoding glycolate oxidase subunit GlcF, with protein sequence MQTKLADFIRNSPQGQEADAILRSCVHCGFCLATCPTYQILGDELDSPRGRIYLMKQMMEGQPVTQKTQLHLDRCLTCRACETTCPSGVRYGELVDISRDLLEKQVKRDIKSDIVRYMLRKILPNALIFNVLLKSGQAVRPFLPESLKKTIPVKSKPAKKWPVANHARKMLVLDGCVQPVLAPNINAATARVLDNLGIALIRAEKAGCCGAVTFHLNAQQESLDYMRRNIDAWWSWVEREEVEAIVVTASGCGVTVKEYGHLLQHDPVYAGKAAKISALAKDISEILYVELENIARLMDKRNINTGKTKLSFHSPCTLQHGMKIRGVTEKILVAAGFDLTIVPNAHLCCGSAGTYSILQPELSQQLLKNKVIALESGKPDQIATGNIGCLMHLQGGTAKSVKHWIELVDERLACGE encoded by the coding sequence ATGCAAACTAAGCTCGCTGATTTTATAAGAAATTCTCCGCAAGGACAGGAAGCAGACGCCATTCTACGCAGTTGTGTGCATTGCGGTTTTTGTTTGGCTACTTGCCCGACTTATCAGATTCTGGGCGACGAACTGGATAGTCCGCGCGGTCGTATTTATCTGATGAAGCAGATGATGGAAGGACAGCCGGTTACGCAAAAAACACAACTGCATCTGGATCGTTGTTTGACTTGCCGTGCCTGTGAAACAACTTGTCCATCAGGAGTGCGATATGGAGAATTGGTAGATATCAGTCGCGATCTGCTTGAAAAGCAGGTAAAACGTGACATCAAATCTGATATTGTGCGTTATATGCTACGCAAGATCTTACCAAACGCATTGATATTCAACGTATTACTTAAGTCTGGGCAGGCAGTGCGTCCATTTCTGCCAGAAAGTTTAAAAAAAACAATCCCGGTCAAGTCTAAACCCGCTAAAAAATGGCCTGTCGCAAATCATGCGCGCAAAATGCTGGTCCTTGATGGTTGTGTGCAACCGGTATTAGCGCCCAACATCAATGCAGCGACTGCACGTGTACTGGATAATCTCGGTATAGCTTTGATTAGGGCAGAGAAGGCGGGATGTTGCGGTGCTGTTACTTTTCACCTGAATGCCCAGCAGGAAAGTTTGGATTATATGCGCCGTAATATTGATGCGTGGTGGTCATGGGTAGAACGGGAGGAGGTTGAAGCGATTGTGGTAACAGCCAGCGGGTGTGGTGTAACTGTGAAAGAATATGGCCACTTATTACAGCATGATCCGGTATATGCCGGGAAAGCGGCCAAAATATCAGCACTTGCAAAAGACATCAGCGAAATACTCTATGTTGAGCTCGAAAATATTGCGCGATTGATGGATAAGCGAAATATCAATACCGGTAAGACAAAGCTGTCTTTTCACTCCCCTTGTACTTTGCAACATGGCATGAAAATTCGTGGTGTAACTGAGAAAATATTGGTTGCTGCCGGTTTTGACTTGACCATAGTTCCCAATGCACACCTTTGCTGCGGTTCGGCCGGAACGTATTCAATTCTGCAACCTGAACTTTCGCAGCAATTACTAAAAAACAAAGTGATCGCCCTGGAGTCTGGTAAACCTGATCAAATTGCTACTGGCAATATTGGTTGTCTGATGCATTTACAAGGTGGCACCGCGAAATCTGTCAAGCACTGGATTGAATTGGTTGATGAACGATTAGCCTGTGGTGAATAG
- the glcE gene encoding glycolate oxidase subunit GlcE, whose product MQAIFEQYKEIICTAAEHKSTLQIRGGGTKDFYGNAVMTQSNTILDATAYSGIIEYEPTELVITARAGTRLADLEAALDQKGQMLAFEPPHFGAAATLGGCIAAGLSGPRRAAVGSVRDFVLGVRLLNGKGDDLSFGGQVMKNVAGYDVSRLMVGAMGTLGMLLEVSLKVLPKPMTEITLHMQMDEATAIENMNQWAGKPLPISATCYRNGELFLRLSGAESAVRAAQLKLGGEELRECEIFWESIREQTHSFFQSADSLWRLSINPATPPLNLPGEQLIEWNGGLRWLLGDEKLDAVAIRKTAKDAGGHATLFRSNEPGISVFHPLDPGMRKIHCALKEKFDPSGILNPGRLYSEM is encoded by the coding sequence ATGCAAGCCATTTTTGAGCAATATAAAGAAATTATTTGTACAGCGGCTGAACACAAATCCACGCTGCAGATACGCGGTGGCGGCACTAAAGACTTTTATGGCAACGCGGTAATGACACAAAGTAACACGATACTGGATGCGACAGCTTACAGCGGCATTATCGAGTATGAACCGACTGAGTTGGTCATCACAGCGCGTGCAGGCACCCGTCTGGCTGATTTGGAAGCTGCGCTGGACCAAAAGGGACAAATGCTGGCGTTTGAGCCGCCTCATTTTGGCGCGGCGGCAACATTGGGTGGCTGTATTGCTGCCGGTTTGTCAGGTCCGCGCCGTGCTGCTGTCGGTTCGGTGCGCGATTTTGTGCTGGGTGTCCGGTTACTCAATGGCAAAGGGGATGATCTAAGTTTCGGCGGGCAGGTGATGAAGAATGTTGCGGGTTATGATGTTTCGCGACTGATGGTCGGTGCTATGGGCACACTGGGGATGTTGCTTGAAGTCTCGCTCAAAGTCTTGCCGAAGCCGATGACCGAAATAACTCTGCATATGCAGATGGATGAAGCTACAGCCATCGAGAATATGAATCAATGGGCCGGTAAGCCGCTGCCGATTTCTGCGACATGTTATAGGAATGGTGAGCTGTTTCTCAGGTTATCCGGTGCTGAGTCCGCGGTACGCGCAGCCCAGTTAAAATTGGGCGGTGAAGAATTACGTGAATGTGAAATTTTCTGGGAATCGATACGCGAACAAACGCATAGCTTTTTCCAGTCTGCTGACTCTCTGTGGCGTTTATCGATCAATCCGGCAACACCGCCTCTAAATTTACCTGGAGAACAGCTAATAGAATGGAATGGTGGTTTGCGCTGGCTACTGGGTGATGAAAAATTGGATGCAGTAGCCATTCGCAAAACAGCGAAAGATGCGGGGGGGCATGCCACCTTGTTTCGCAGCAATGAGCCGGGTATTTCCGTGTTTCATCCGCTTGATCCCGGCATGAGAAAAATTCATTGTGCGCTGAAAGAAAAATTTGATCCGTCGGGGATCTTGAATCCTGGCCGACTCTACTCTGAGATGTAA
- a CDS encoding FAD-linked oxidase C-terminal domain-containing protein: MSPQELVNNLRSFLPPEAVLYETEDLRPYECDGLSAYRQLPLVVVLPRTEEQIIKILKLCYATQTPVVARGAGTGLSGGALPHAQGVLLSLAKLNQIIAIDPLARMARVQPGVRNLAISEAVAAYGLYYAPDPSSQIACSIGGNVAENSGGVHCLKYGLTVHNILKLRVLTIDGECLEIGGESLDSAGYDLLALMTGSEGMLGIVTEVTVKLIPLPEKAQLVMAAFDDVHKAGNAVANVIGAGIIPAGMEMMDRITIHAVEEFLHAGYDLDAAAILLCESDGGTEEVADEIERIYAIMQQSGATKISTSRNEAERLRFWAGRKAAFPAAGRVSPDYYCMDGTIPRKHLADVLDGIEKLSQEYGLRCMNVFHAGDGNLHPLILYDANQPGELERTEEFGGKILEMCIHAGGTITGEHGVGMEKINQMCSQFNTGELEMFHAVKAAFDPAGLLNPGKAVPTLHRCAELGAMHVHRGEEKFAELPRF; this comes from the coding sequence ATGTCTCCTCAAGAACTCGTCAATAATTTGCGGTCTTTTTTACCTCCAGAGGCGGTGTTGTATGAAACCGAGGATTTGAGGCCGTATGAGTGCGATGGTCTGTCGGCTTACCGGCAATTGCCGCTGGTGGTTGTTTTGCCGCGCACGGAAGAACAAATCATCAAAATCCTCAAGCTTTGCTATGCAACCCAAACGCCTGTAGTGGCGCGGGGCGCGGGAACAGGTCTGTCAGGCGGTGCATTGCCGCATGCCCAAGGTGTCCTGTTGTCACTTGCCAAGCTGAACCAAATCATCGCGATTGACCCGCTCGCACGCATGGCGCGGGTTCAGCCGGGCGTCAGGAATTTGGCGATCAGTGAGGCGGTGGCGGCGTATGGTTTGTATTATGCACCGGATCCTTCGTCACAAATTGCTTGTTCGATTGGCGGCAATGTGGCGGAAAACTCAGGCGGTGTGCATTGCCTAAAATATGGCCTGACAGTGCATAACATTCTCAAATTGCGTGTTCTGACTATCGATGGCGAATGTCTGGAAATTGGCGGCGAAAGCCTGGATAGTGCGGGGTATGATTTGCTGGCGTTGATGACGGGCAGTGAAGGTATGCTGGGCATTGTCACGGAAGTTACGGTGAAGCTGATTCCGCTACCCGAAAAGGCGCAACTAGTAATGGCTGCGTTTGATGATGTGCATAAAGCAGGCAATGCGGTGGCGAATGTGATTGGTGCGGGCATTATTCCTGCCGGTATGGAAATGATGGATAGAATTACCATCCATGCGGTGGAAGAATTTTTGCATGCGGGTTATGACCTGGATGCAGCGGCAATTTTGTTGTGTGAATCGGATGGAGGCACTGAAGAAGTGGCCGATGAAATCGAGCGCATTTATGCCATCATGCAGCAAAGTGGCGCGACTAAAATCAGCACTTCTCGAAATGAAGCTGAGCGGCTCAGGTTCTGGGCCGGGCGTAAAGCGGCATTCCCGGCAGCGGGCAGGGTTTCGCCGGATTATTACTGTATGGACGGCACCATTCCGCGCAAGCATCTGGCGGATGTGTTGGACGGCATTGAAAAACTTTCCCAGGAATATGGATTGCGCTGTATGAATGTGTTCCATGCTGGAGATGGCAACCTGCATCCGCTGATTCTGTACGACGCCAATCAACCGGGTGAACTGGAGAGAACGGAAGAATTTGGCGGAAAAATACTGGAAATGTGTATTCATGCCGGTGGCACGATCACCGGAGAGCATGGTGTGGGGATGGAGAAAATCAATCAGATGTGTAGCCAATTTAACACGGGCGAACTGGAAATGTTTCATGCGGTGAAGGCGGCATTTGATCCTGCAGGACTGCTCAATCCCGGTAAAGCCGTGCCCACACTACATCGCTGTGCAGAATTGGGTGCGATGCATGTGCATCGCGGTGAAGAAAAATTTGCTGAATTGCCGCGTTTTTAA
- a CDS encoding 2-hydroxy-3-oxopropionate reductase: MANIGFIGLGIMGKPMAGHLIKGGHSLFLHSRSGVPTDLVALGGRAFSSPKVVAQHADIVITMLPDTPDVEKVLFGENGVVEGLEPHSDQAKMIVDMSSISPLETRKFATRLNGLGHEYADAPVSGGDVGAQNATLTIMVGASAAVFARIKPVLELMGKTVTHVGETGAGQICKVANQIIVSSTIEAVAEALLFASKAGADPEKVRQALLGGFAASRVLEVHGERMIQRNFEPGFRIELHQKDLDIALASASTLGVSLPNTATVRELFSACLAHGGAKWDNSAIVKMLEKLANHEIQKHPE; this comes from the coding sequence ATGGCAAATATCGGTTTTATCGGTCTGGGTATTATGGGCAAGCCTATGGCCGGGCATTTGATCAAGGGCGGACACAGTTTGTTCTTGCATTCGCGCAGTGGCGTGCCTACAGATTTGGTTGCGCTGGGCGGTAGAGCATTTTCTTCGCCTAAGGTGGTGGCGCAGCATGCGGATATTGTTATTACGATGTTGCCGGATACGCCGGATGTGGAGAAAGTGTTATTCGGGGAGAATGGCGTTGTTGAGGGCTTAGAACCCCATTCTGATCAGGCCAAGATGATTGTGGATATGAGTTCGATCTCGCCATTGGAAACACGCAAGTTTGCGACACGGTTGAATGGGCTGGGGCATGAATATGCCGATGCGCCGGTATCAGGCGGCGATGTGGGCGCGCAAAATGCGACGCTGACGATTATGGTGGGTGCAAGCGCCGCGGTATTTGCAAGGATTAAACCGGTGCTCGAATTGATGGGTAAGACAGTTACCCATGTGGGTGAGACGGGTGCCGGTCAGATTTGTAAAGTCGCCAATCAAATTATTGTGTCATCAACCATTGAAGCCGTGGCTGAGGCATTGCTGTTTGCATCCAAGGCGGGTGCCGATCCGGAAAAGGTGCGGCAGGCTTTGCTGGGCGGTTTTGCAGCTTCGCGTGTGCTGGAAGTGCATGGCGAGCGCATGATCCAGCGGAATTTTGAACCGGGTTTTCGCATCGAGTTGCATCAAAAAGATTTGGATATTGCCTTGGCGAGTGCTTCCACTTTGGGGGTTAGCCTGCCCAATACCGCAACTGTGCGCGAATTGTTTTCTGCCTGTCTCGCACATGGCGGCGCGAAATGGGATAATTCGGCCATTGTAAAAATGCTGGAAAAATTGGCCAATCACGAAATTCAAAAGCATCCGGAATAA
- a CDS encoding bile acid:sodium symporter family protein, translating into MLQRLTLLFPLWMILAGALALSSPEWLLPLNQGPVVVLILAFVMLCMGLTLTFDDFRRIARMPGVVAIGFAAQYTIMPLLAWGIATGLDLPVHFAVGLILVGCCPGGTASNLVSYIAKADVALSVVMTVCSTLAAVILTPVLTQLFAGTLVPVDTWMLFKQTLQVVILPVVLGVLLNRWVPQLVQRVMPVAPLLSVLGVCVICAVVFAANAETILKHGGALILAVALLHGGGFLIGYQLARILGCQTQSARTISIEVGMQNSGLAIVLAKQAFPLLPLAPVVGAISVLMHSLVGSSLAALWRARSS; encoded by the coding sequence ATGCTGCAAAGATTGACCCTGTTGTTTCCGCTCTGGATGATATTGGCCGGTGCTTTGGCTTTGTCCTCGCCGGAGTGGTTGCTGCCGCTGAATCAGGGGCCGGTTGTGGTGTTGATTCTGGCTTTTGTCATGCTGTGCATGGGATTGACCTTAACCTTCGATGATTTCCGCCGGATCGCCCGCATGCCGGGGGTGGTGGCAATTGGGTTTGCCGCGCAATATACCATCATGCCCTTGCTGGCTTGGGGAATTGCAACGGGGCTTGATTTGCCGGTGCATTTTGCGGTCGGGTTGATTCTGGTGGGCTGCTGTCCTGGCGGCACGGCTTCGAATCTGGTGTCTTATATCGCGAAAGCTGATGTGGCGCTGTCAGTGGTGATGACCGTTTGCTCCACGTTGGCGGCGGTGATTCTGACGCCGGTACTGACGCAATTATTTGCGGGCACGCTGGTTCCGGTGGATACCTGGATGTTGTTCAAACAAACCCTGCAAGTCGTGATTCTACCTGTTGTGCTGGGCGTTTTGCTCAATCGCTGGGTGCCGCAGCTTGTGCAGCGCGTGATGCCTGTCGCGCCGCTGCTGTCGGTGCTGGGGGTGTGCGTGATCTGCGCGGTGGTGTTTGCAGCCAATGCTGAGACCATTCTCAAGCATGGCGGCGCGCTGATTCTCGCGGTTGCGTTGTTGCATGGCGGCGGTTTTCTGATTGGCTATCAACTCGCACGGATCCTCGGTTGTCAGACACAGAGCGCCCGCACTATCTCGATTGAAGTCGGCATGCAGAATTCCGGCCTGGCTATCGTGCTGGCCAAACAGGCATTTCCGTTGCTGCCGCTGGCACCGGTTGTGGGGGCGATTTCCGTGCTGATGCATTCTTTGGTCGGCAGTTCGCTGGCGGCGCTGTGGCGGGCCCGGTCATCTTAG
- a CDS encoding class I SAM-dependent methyltransferase has protein sequence MTSAESTTIFTRSWSLYDLITQHNYMFHQEIYAGVGRLLSLREDTGRYRLLDLGCGNARYLAHCLKQSPPAVYEGVDLSEAALIEARGYLADLHGSAITLTQGDLLEAVEATGKTWDVIFTGFAVHHLTSADKARFFQAVGRCLAEKGWLILVDVVREENQSREDYLDGYLKWMRDTWSKIPPDQLEEACTHVHDHDYPEYFSTLQTMAAAAGLQANRIVNQYGQHHTLLFARSSMP, from the coding sequence ATGACATCTGCTGAATCAACCACCATCTTTACGCGTTCCTGGTCGTTGTACGATCTGATCACGCAACACAATTACATGTTTCATCAGGAAATCTACGCGGGCGTGGGGCGGCTGTTGAGCTTGCGCGAGGATACCGGGCGTTACCGTTTGCTGGATTTGGGTTGTGGCAATGCGCGCTATCTGGCGCATTGCCTAAAGCAATCTCCTCCGGCGGTGTATGAAGGCGTTGATTTGTCCGAAGCGGCGTTGATCGAAGCGCGCGGTTATTTGGCCGACTTGCATGGTTCAGCGATTACGCTGACGCAGGGCGATCTGCTGGAAGCTGTCGAAGCCACCGGCAAAACCTGGGATGTGATTTTCACCGGATTTGCGGTGCATCATTTGACGTCTGCGGATAAAGCACGTTTTTTCCAGGCCGTTGGGCGTTGTCTGGCCGAGAAAGGCTGGTTGATTCTGGTGGATGTGGTGCGTGAGGAAAACCAGAGCCGCGAGGATTATTTGGATGGTTATCTGAAATGGATGCGCGACACCTGGAGCAAAATACCGCCGGATCAATTGGAGGAAGCGTGCACGCATGTGCATGATCACGACTATCCGGAGTATTTCTCAACGTTGCAGACAATGGCCGCAGCGGCCGGTTTGCAAGCCAACCGTATCGTCAATCAGTACGGGCAGCACCATACCTTGTTATTTGCGCGTTCTTCCATGCCATAA
- a CDS encoding PEP-CTERM sorting domain-containing protein, whose translation MKKSFFQKIVDVMKVRDFARAGSVARLATLGLVMLLMGLPAVAKDQYLLVGSIASNDILRYDANTGAFAGVLIPSGTGGMGQPQSMTIGPDGNLYIGSGSNILEFDSQTGKFLETFVSDSQMGQPIGLNFGPDGNLYVSDPGAHDGSKVFRFDGKTGASMGVFATTEPSERNPGFIGSAWGPDGDLYVAMGWDGYVAHFDGATGARLANLSTPEIEYGNGAMFGPDGLLYVSDYWIGEVEVYDIHTGTHVKTLDGGMYGAANMEFRDDGSLLVASVFTDHIFEFKSGSDSPTVFAAASSPYALVLSAVPEPSTYIMLLAGSCLLGFMARRRKESVI comes from the coding sequence ATGAAAAAATCTTTTTTTCAAAAGATAGTTGATGTTATGAAGGTACGTGACTTTGCTCGTGCAGGCAGTGTCGCGCGTTTGGCTACCTTAGGGTTGGTTATGTTGCTGATGGGTCTACCGGCAGTTGCCAAAGACCAATATCTTCTGGTCGGCAGCATTGCTTCCAACGATATCCTTCGTTACGACGCAAACACCGGTGCCTTTGCCGGCGTTCTTATCCCTTCGGGTACAGGTGGGATGGGTCAGCCCCAAAGCATGACTATTGGCCCAGACGGTAACCTGTACATCGGCTCCGGCTCGAACATACTGGAGTTCGATAGCCAAACTGGGAAATTTCTGGAAACGTTTGTGTCGGATAGCCAGATGGGCCAGCCGATCGGTTTAAACTTCGGTCCAGACGGAAACTTATACGTAAGTGACCCTGGAGCTCATGATGGGAGCAAAGTGTTCCGTTTCGATGGAAAAACCGGGGCATCAATGGGTGTATTTGCCACAACCGAACCCAGCGAACGAAACCCGGGGTTCATCGGGAGCGCCTGGGGTCCTGACGGGGATCTATACGTAGCAATGGGTTGGGACGGCTACGTCGCCCATTTCGATGGCGCGACCGGCGCTCGGCTGGCTAACCTGTCGACACCTGAGATAGAGTATGGGAACGGCGCGATGTTCGGTCCGGACGGTTTGTTGTATGTCAGCGATTATTGGATCGGCGAGGTAGAGGTCTACGACATTCACACCGGAACACATGTCAAGACATTGGATGGAGGAATGTATGGTGCTGCTAATATGGAGTTTCGTGACGATGGCAGTCTTCTGGTAGCAAGCGTTTTTACCGACCATATCTTCGAATTCAAAAGCGGCTCCGATTCCCCGACTGTATTTGCAGCAGCCTCCTCTCCATACGCATTGGTGCTATCCGCCGTCCCAGAGCCTTCCACCTACATAATGCTGTTGGCAGGTTCATGCCTACTGGGTTTCATGGCACGCCGCAGAAAAGAATCAGTAATTTAA
- a CDS encoding FxDxF family PEP-CTERM protein, with protein sequence MKLNRISIFFALLVLSLGFAAQSQGANVPLQNATATFSQNSDLTPDKTIDGIISGPDWTSWAVFPHQTSTQIIVWETQSDQTFNHASVNFLLYHHDLLAAPAHSLGHFRLSYTTDSRDLFADGLANGGDVTANWIPINPMLMSSTEGETFTGLPDFSILVSGGANQFPTYTIGSLLTASGVTGFRLEAIPDPSLPHGGSGRQPANGNFALSEFVVSVVPEPETYAMLLAGLGLLGFIARRRKENAMSM encoded by the coding sequence ATGAAATTGAATCGAATCAGCATTTTCTTCGCTTTGCTAGTTCTAAGCTTGGGTTTCGCCGCTCAGTCGCAAGGAGCGAATGTGCCTTTACAGAACGCAACCGCAACGTTTAGCCAAAATTCAGATTTAACTCCCGATAAAACGATCGATGGCATTATATCTGGTCCAGATTGGACTTCATGGGCTGTCTTTCCGCACCAAACCAGTACGCAAATTATCGTGTGGGAAACGCAAAGCGATCAAACATTCAATCACGCATCTGTGAATTTTTTGCTTTATCATCATGACCTTCTAGCTGCTCCGGCGCACAGTTTGGGACATTTTCGCCTTTCTTACACAACGGACAGTCGTGATTTGTTTGCCGATGGACTCGCCAACGGCGGTGACGTGACAGCCAATTGGATACCGATTAATCCTATGCTTATGTCATCAACCGAAGGGGAAACTTTTACCGGGTTGCCAGATTTTTCGATACTGGTATCCGGTGGCGCGAATCAGTTTCCGACTTACACCATAGGCAGCTTACTCACTGCAAGCGGTGTCACCGGATTTCGGCTGGAAGCGATACCCGATCCTTCCTTGCCGCATGGCGGTTCGGGCCGACAACCCGCCAACGGCAATTTTGCTTTGTCTGAGTTCGTAGTTTCGGTAGTGCCTGAGCCGGAAACTTATGCGATGTTGCTGGCAGGGCTTGGCTTGTTGGGTTTTATTGCACGTCGTAGAAAAGAAAACGCCATGTCCATGTAA